Proteins encoded by one window of Candidatus Pelagibacter giovannonii:
- a CDS encoding glutathione S-transferase family protein — MIELFSSDTPNGKKISILLEEIGCDFKVTVIDLSKDDQLKPDFKKISPFGKIPVIIDHENEVSVFESGAILMYLAEKYNKFYEIKDRNIINQWLMAQMGTIGPMLGQHHQFHHYNPGKSQFGEERFFKIAKRLYGELEERLSLSKYLAGNDYTIADIATWPWIARHEWHDIGLKNYSNLTRWYLDIAKREAVVRGYDLLKNNSVIPQP, encoded by the coding sequence GTGATTGAGCTCTTCAGTTCTGATACTCCAAATGGGAAAAAAATAAGTATATTATTAGAAGAGATAGGTTGTGACTTTAAAGTTACAGTAATAGATTTATCAAAAGATGATCAATTGAAACCTGATTTTAAAAAGATAAGTCCTTTTGGTAAAATACCTGTAATTATAGATCATGAAAATGAAGTGTCTGTGTTTGAATCTGGAGCAATCCTTATGTATTTAGCTGAGAAATATAATAAATTTTATGAAATTAAAGATCGCAATATAATAAATCAATGGTTGATGGCACAAATGGGAACTATTGGACCAATGCTAGGGCAACATCATCAGTTCCATCATTATAATCCAGGTAAAAGCCAATTTGGAGAAGAAAGGTTTTTTAAAATTGCAAAAAGACTTTATGGTGAGCTAGAAGAAAGATTATCTTTATCAAAATACTTAGCGGGAAATGATTATACAATTGCAGATATCGCAACATGGCCTTGGATCGCAAGACATGAATGGCATGATATTGGTCTTAAGAATTATAGCAACTTAACTAGATGGTATTTAGATATTGCAAAAAGAGAAGCAGTTGTTAGAGGGTACGATTTACTAAAAAACAACTCTGTGATTCCACAACCCTAA
- a CDS encoding uridine kinase, giving the protein MQAVNDCFNKVKKDCFKFISSQETKKDKFKNKDKMIKSFLIPISFWIVKKINKKKPLMIGLAGGQGSGKTTISSILTLILKKYFKLNVFKVSIDDFYKTRKDRTLLSKNKHPLLMTRGVPGTHDVDLMLNFFKQIKDKNFKSLQIPTFNKALDDRCQKSLWYKIKTKPDVVIFEGWCVGARAQSSSQLKKPINSLEKVYDQGTKWRTHVNNQLKTKYKTLFKQLDGLLYLKAKNFNLLREWRLKQERKLWVQTKNKKNLKIMSSGDVINFMQTYQRITQQMFKDAIKNSSVIINLNSNHQIEKIKFKK; this is encoded by the coding sequence ATGCAAGCAGTTAATGATTGTTTCAACAAAGTAAAAAAAGATTGTTTTAAATTTATTTCTTCTCAAGAAACTAAGAAAGATAAATTTAAAAATAAAGATAAGATGATTAAATCTTTTTTAATTCCTATAAGCTTTTGGATAGTAAAAAAGATTAATAAAAAAAAACCATTAATGATTGGTTTGGCAGGAGGACAGGGATCTGGCAAAACAACCATTTCATCTATTTTAACTTTAATCTTAAAAAAATATTTTAAGTTAAATGTTTTTAAAGTTTCTATTGATGATTTTTATAAAACAAGAAAAGACAGAACATTATTGTCTAAAAATAAACACCCTTTATTAATGACGAGAGGAGTACCAGGAACTCACGATGTAGATTTAATGTTAAATTTTTTTAAACAGATTAAAGATAAAAACTTTAAGAGTTTACAAATTCCAACATTTAATAAAGCACTAGATGATAGGTGCCAAAAGAGTTTATGGTATAAAATTAAAACAAAGCCTGATGTGGTCATTTTTGAAGGTTGGTGTGTTGGAGCAAGAGCCCAGTCAAGTAGCCAGCTTAAAAAACCAATTAACTCACTTGAAAAAGTTTATGATCAAGGAACCAAATGGAGAACCCATGTTAACAATCAATTAAAAACTAAATACAAAACCTTATTCAAGCAATTAGATGGATTACTGTATCTAAAAGCTAAAAACTTTAACTTATTAAGAGAATGGAGATTAAAACAGGAGAGAAAGCTTTGGGTTCAAACTAAAAACAAGAAAAACCTAAAGATTATGAGCAGTGGAGATGTAATAAACTTTATGCAGACTTATCAAAGAATTACTCAACAAATGTTTAAAGATGCGATAAAAAACTCATCAGTTATAATAAATTTAAATAGTAATCATCAGATCGAAAAGATAAAATTTAAAAAATAA
- a CDS encoding TraR/DksA family transcriptional regulator, with product MPKISKPPAKKAKAKAKKVTVAIKKPTKVIKKISTPVIKVKAPIKISKNYIPKDTEKYMCDKHLSFFKIKLTEWKKELVKANNEALYHGSMDDNSVSADIVDQASSYTDKTVEMKAINRQIKLISKIDQALIRIKDKTFGFCVETAEPIGIKRLMARPVAHLCIAAQEKHEKDEKVYADD from the coding sequence ATGCCTAAAATCTCAAAACCACCTGCTAAAAAAGCAAAAGCTAAAGCAAAAAAAGTTACTGTTGCAATCAAAAAACCTACTAAAGTAATAAAAAAAATTAGTACACCTGTAATCAAAGTAAAGGCACCAATTAAAATTTCAAAAAACTACATCCCAAAAGATACCGAAAAATACATGTGTGATAAGCACTTATCCTTTTTCAAAATAAAACTTACTGAGTGGAAAAAAGAACTAGTAAAAGCAAATAATGAAGCTCTCTACCATGGTTCAATGGATGACAATAGTGTTTCAGCAGATATTGTCGATCAAGCAAGCTCTTACACAGATAAAACTGTAGAAATGAAAGCAATTAATAGACAAATTAAATTAATTTCTAAAATTGACCAAGCCTTAATAAGAATAAAAGATAAAACTTTCGGATTTTGTGTAGAAACTGCTGAACCAATTGGAATAAAAAGATTAATGGCAAGACCAGTTGCGCATCTTTGTATTGCAGCACAAGAAAAGCATGAAAAAGATGAAAAAGTATACGCTGACGACTAA
- the recA gene encoding recombinase RecA produces the protein MTKNNLKVVKSTKAQQTEGNEKNKALDAAMSQIIDNFGKGSVMKLGQRRAMDVESVSTGSLSLDVALGIGGLPKGRVIEVYGPESSGKTTLALQVLAEAQKAGGICAFIDAEHALDPIYAKKLGVDTEELLISQPDTGEQALEIADTLVKSGSISVIVIDSVAALTPRAEIEGEMGDHHVGLQSRLMSQALRKLTGSISSTNTMMIFINQIRMKIGVMFGSPETTSGGNALKFYSSVRLDIRRIGAIKNGDEIIGNSTRVKVVKNKVAPPFKVVEFDLMYGKGISKVGELVDLGAKADIVEKAGAWYAYKGEKIGQGRENAKTYLEQNPKIAAEIEMAIREKAGVIAKKIEGNPLDPEKAAKDQIEEPKLEIKEEVTPPSKKN, from the coding sequence ATGACTAAAAACAACCTAAAAGTAGTTAAATCTACAAAAGCGCAACAAACAGAAGGCAACGAAAAAAATAAAGCTTTGGACGCAGCAATGAGCCAAATTATCGATAATTTTGGAAAAGGATCGGTAATGAAACTTGGACAAAGAAGAGCAATGGACGTCGAGTCTGTTTCAACTGGATCATTAAGTTTAGATGTAGCGCTTGGAATAGGTGGCTTACCAAAAGGAAGAGTTATTGAAGTCTATGGACCAGAATCATCTGGTAAAACAACCTTAGCATTGCAAGTATTAGCGGAAGCCCAAAAAGCTGGAGGAATTTGTGCATTTATAGATGCAGAGCATGCCTTAGATCCAATTTATGCAAAAAAACTTGGTGTAGACACTGAAGAATTACTAATTTCACAACCTGATACTGGTGAACAAGCTCTAGAAATAGCTGATACTTTAGTTAAATCAGGATCGATTTCTGTTATCGTAATTGACTCTGTTGCAGCACTAACACCTAGAGCTGAAATTGAAGGAGAAATGGGAGATCACCACGTAGGACTTCAATCAAGATTAATGAGCCAGGCTTTAAGAAAACTAACAGGCTCAATCTCAAGCACGAACACAATGATGATTTTTATTAACCAAATTAGAATGAAAATCGGAGTTATGTTTGGAAGTCCAGAGACTACATCTGGTGGAAATGCACTTAAGTTCTATTCATCTGTTAGATTAGATATTAGAAGAATTGGTGCGATTAAAAATGGAGATGAAATTATTGGCAACTCAACAAGAGTTAAAGTGGTTAAAAATAAAGTAGCACCACCTTTTAAAGTTGTTGAATTTGACCTAATGTATGGCAAAGGTATTAGTAAAGTAGGTGAATTAGTTGACCTTGGTGCAAAAGCTGACATTGTTGAAAAAGCTGGAGCTTGGTATGCTTATAAAGGTGAAAAAATTGGCCAAGGAAGAGAAAATGCTAAAACTTATTTAGAGCAAAATCCTAAAATTGCAGCAGAAATTGAAATGGCAATTAGAGAAAAGGCTGGAGTGATAGCAAAAAAAATTGAAGGTAATCCACTAGATCCAGAAAAAGCAGCAAAAGATCAAATAGAGGAGCCTAAACTAGAAATAAAAGAAGAAGTAACACCTCCATCTAAAAAGAATTAG
- a CDS encoding SOUL family heme-binding protein gives MKKFLSIVFLGLIITSNSMSYEEANYKVVKKNNIYEIRKYSDRLVIETSISNEGSSFRKLFNYISGNNDKNEEIKMTTPVTQMEKKGNMTMQFYLPSKFNKKNIPSPSNPDIKILNIKGGYYAVIRYSGRASDKNFTKHKSILENELKKDDISILSVPIKATYDGPFTLPMNRRNEAMFEINIKNKGEI, from the coding sequence ATGAAAAAATTTCTATCAATTGTGTTTCTTGGCTTAATTATAACTTCTAACAGTATGTCTTATGAAGAAGCAAATTATAAAGTAGTGAAAAAAAATAACATTTATGAAATCAGAAAATATTCTGATCGTTTAGTTATTGAAACATCAATATCAAATGAAGGCAGTAGTTTTAGAAAATTATTTAACTACATATCAGGCAACAATGATAAAAATGAAGAGATTAAGATGACAACACCAGTTACTCAAATGGAAAAAAAAGGAAATATGACTATGCAATTTTATTTACCTTCAAAGTTTAATAAAAAAAACATACCGAGCCCGTCTAATCCAGATATTAAAATATTAAATATTAAAGGCGGTTATTATGCGGTTATTAGATACTCAGGAAGGGCTTCTGATAAAAATTTTACTAAACATAAAAGCATTTTAGAAAATGAATTAAAAAAAGATGACATATCTATTTTGAGTGTACCCATTAAAGCAACTTATGATGGGCCTTTCACACTACCTATGAACAGAAGAAATGAAGCAATGTTTGAAATTAATATAAAAAATAAAGGAGAAATATAA
- a CDS encoding TolC family outer membrane protein, whose translation MKKIILIFLAIILFNEKAFSVPLSKALLQAYNENPVLNAERENIQVSREDVNISRSEFLPSVTLSGSKSQENTDKLTDGAGANSSFTDVDPKTQSINIEQKLFQGFAGIASMEKSKIGLTLAEAKLLKTEQEILYQAIEAYSGLIFSDEKLKINQDNVNLLKRQVETNQARLERGQITISDLAQSESSLAGAQAQFLQAKNETITAKLTYEKIIGPIVNTNTLSKNSDLTFELPKDLKEAIEISKTTNPNLIISRLEYEQSEQDVTIARSDLSPSASLSFNSSKSDNVSSSIGERDKEILKATISWPIFNGGKNTASLNKSKNLKNRKKLLLDNALKTNDANIASAWSSFQVSKSLLNSVTAQVKAAETANEGITVEYETGLGRSTLDVIQSNSILLNSKISLANSERNYLLSQFKLLQAIGLLNSNYLKIQ comes from the coding sequence ATGAAAAAAATAATATTAATATTCTTAGCTATTATTCTTTTTAATGAAAAAGCTTTTTCAGTACCTTTATCAAAAGCATTGTTGCAAGCGTACAATGAAAACCCAGTATTAAATGCAGAACGTGAAAATATTCAAGTTTCTAGAGAAGATGTAAACATATCAAGAAGTGAATTTTTACCAAGTGTGACACTGTCAGGATCTAAGAGCCAAGAAAATACAGATAAGCTGACTGATGGAGCAGGTGCTAATTCATCTTTTACTGATGTCGATCCAAAAACTCAATCAATAAATATTGAGCAAAAATTATTTCAAGGATTTGCAGGTATAGCCAGCATGGAAAAAAGTAAAATTGGATTAACTTTAGCTGAGGCAAAACTTTTAAAAACAGAACAGGAAATTTTGTACCAAGCTATTGAAGCTTATTCAGGTTTAATTTTTTCTGATGAAAAACTTAAAATTAATCAAGATAACGTTAATCTATTAAAGAGACAAGTTGAGACCAATCAAGCAAGATTAGAAAGAGGTCAAATTACTATATCTGATTTAGCACAATCCGAGTCTTCACTTGCAGGTGCACAAGCACAATTTTTACAAGCAAAAAATGAAACAATTACAGCTAAGCTAACCTATGAAAAAATTATAGGCCCAATTGTAAATACTAATACTTTAAGCAAGAATTCAGATTTAACTTTTGAATTACCAAAAGATTTAAAAGAGGCAATTGAAATTTCAAAAACAACTAACCCAAATTTAATTATTTCAAGGTTAGAGTATGAACAATCTGAACAAGATGTAACTATAGCTAGATCTGATCTATCACCGTCTGCATCTTTATCCTTTAATAGCTCAAAATCAGACAATGTAAGCTCAAGTATTGGAGAGCGTGATAAAGAAATATTAAAAGCAACTATTTCATGGCCAATTTTTAATGGTGGAAAAAATACTGCCTCATTAAATAAAAGTAAAAATTTGAAAAATAGAAAAAAATTATTATTAGATAATGCTTTAAAAACAAATGATGCAAATATTGCAAGTGCATGGTCAAGCTTTCAAGTATCAAAAAGTTTATTGAATTCAGTTACCGCGCAAGTTAAAGCTGCAGAAACAGCAAACGAAGGAATAACAGTTGAATATGAAACAGGTCTTGGAAGATCTACACTTGATGTTATTCAGTCAAACTCAATTTTATTAAATTCAAAAATAAGCCTAGCAAATTCTGAAAGAAATTATTTACTTTCACAATTTAAACTTCTTCAAGCCATTGGTTTGTTGAATAGTAATTACCTAAAAATACAGTAA
- a CDS encoding glycosyltransferase family 39 protein: MLINKNNINKLFYSFLIIHLILWTLVPTLTNNNLPLDTIEALAWGSNLDWGFDKHPPASAFFPEVIYQLFGSHDWAYYLLSQLFVVTAFIVVFKFAEELFKNKTLSLISVLLLEGIYFYNFTTPEFNVNVCQLPFWSLCVYYSWKIFDKQRITLKDCFLLGIFAAIGFLSKYLFIYLLISIDLLFFYIIFIKKYKKFDFKYLISLEVFIALLVPHLIWLTNNDYITITYGLARTGLENSSLLDHITYPLIFLGKQIGILIPFFLMSFFLIKKLS; the protein is encoded by the coding sequence ATGTTAATCAATAAAAACAATATAAATAAATTGTTTTATAGTTTTCTTATAATTCATTTAATTTTATGGACATTGGTTCCCACATTAACAAATAACAATTTACCACTTGATACAATTGAAGCTTTGGCTTGGGGAAGTAATTTAGATTGGGGATTTGATAAACATCCACCAGCAAGTGCATTTTTTCCAGAAGTTATTTATCAACTTTTTGGATCACATGATTGGGCTTATTACTTGTTAAGTCAATTGTTTGTGGTAACTGCATTTATTGTCGTTTTTAAATTTGCTGAAGAACTTTTTAAGAATAAAACTTTAAGTTTAATATCTGTACTTCTTTTAGAGGGTATTTATTTCTATAATTTTACAACACCTGAATTTAATGTGAATGTTTGCCAATTACCTTTTTGGTCGTTGTGTGTTTATTATTCTTGGAAAATATTTGATAAACAAAGAATAACTTTGAAGGATTGTTTTTTGCTTGGAATTTTTGCAGCTATAGGTTTTTTATCAAAATATCTTTTTATTTACCTTTTAATATCAATAGACTTATTATTTTTTTATATAATTTTTATAAAGAAATATAAAAAATTTGATTTCAAATATCTAATATCTTTAGAGGTTTTTATTGCTTTGTTGGTTCCCCATTTAATTTGGTTAACTAATAATGATTACATTACAATTACGTATGGGCTAGCTAGAACAGGGCTGGAAAACTCAAGTTTATTAGATCATATAACTTACCCTTTAATATTTTTAGGCAAACAAATAGGAATATTAATTCCATTTTTTTTAATGTCGTTTTTTTTAATAAAAAAATTAAGTTAA
- a CDS encoding MOSC domain-containing protein: MSVLISSIYFSPVKSLSFTNIKSCVIKKNLGIVEDRSFAFSRIIDSKKALIVEKNPNERKLNNFLTLKNSPVLNKYNFEYENNKLILKLGDKVILSIIVDDPEQKSKLENKILELEDSLMKPIFLLQSDVAPFFDTSHSNKIFNSISLINLNSIKDFEKKINQRIELERFRGNFYIEGLEAWEERKWIGKIIKINNISFKVEKNIPRCTTINLKPETDISDKSLLKLLKKSYDHFDMGVYLRSLDEGKIEAGNILEY; the protein is encoded by the coding sequence ATGAGTGTTTTGATTTCATCAATATACTTTAGTCCTGTAAAATCTTTATCTTTTACAAATATCAAATCATGTGTCATTAAAAAAAATTTGGGAATTGTAGAAGATAGAAGTTTTGCATTTTCTAGAATTATTGATTCAAAAAAAGCACTTATAGTTGAAAAAAACCCAAATGAAAGAAAACTTAATAATTTTTTAACATTAAAAAATTCTCCAGTATTAAATAAATATAATTTTGAATACGAAAATAACAAATTAATTTTAAAGCTTGGTGATAAGGTGATATTGTCAATAATAGTGGACGATCCAGAGCAAAAATCTAAACTTGAAAATAAAATACTAGAATTAGAAGATTCACTGATGAAACCAATTTTCTTATTACAAAGTGATGTGGCTCCTTTCTTTGATACTTCTCATTCAAATAAGATATTTAATTCTATATCCCTTATAAATCTAAATAGTATTAAAGATTTTGAAAAAAAAATTAATCAAAGGATTGAATTAGAGAGATTTAGAGGAAATTTTTATATTGAAGGGCTTGAAGCTTGGGAAGAGCGCAAATGGATTGGAAAGATTATAAAAATTAATAATATCTCTTTTAAGGTAGAGAAAAATATTCCACGCTGTACTACGATTAATTTAAAACCTGAAACAGATATTAGTGATAAGAGTTTGCTGAAGTTATTGAAAAAAAGCTACGATCATTTTGATATGGGTGTTTACTTGAGATCTCTAGATGAAGGTAAAATAGAAGCTGGAAATATACTAGAGTATTAA
- a CDS encoding glycosyltransferase family 2 protein, which translates to MSKIKILIPIYNDWKSAFKLLEDIDLEVNDLKHEFSIIIVNDCSTEEKPTNDFNFNNLKSIKIINMKINMGHARCNASGLRYIAEHEDYDYIIPMDGDGEDRSEEITLLINKINDHPDKVITANRVKRSESFFFKLCYFLHKYLTFIFTGQSIKFGNFICLPKHAVNKMIKDKATWSSFSGAVAKLFKDRKFIPSIRGKRFFGPSKMSFINLLKHSLSIIAVFKMTLLIRSIFFLIAYLFLVAGNLSLITLLPFIGVIIMMISVIILSQRENIKEFENSLENISSVDQLK; encoded by the coding sequence ATGAGCAAAATAAAAATTCTAATCCCCATATATAATGATTGGAAGTCAGCTTTTAAACTTTTAGAAGATATAGATTTAGAAGTTAATGATTTAAAGCATGAATTCTCAATTATAATTGTAAATGATTGCTCTACGGAAGAAAAACCTACCAATGATTTTAATTTCAATAACCTTAAGTCTATAAAAATAATCAACATGAAAATAAATATGGGACATGCTAGATGTAATGCGTCTGGCTTAAGATATATTGCTGAGCATGAAGATTATGATTATATAATTCCAATGGATGGAGATGGTGAAGATAGATCAGAAGAAATAACTCTTCTTATTAATAAGATAAATGACCATCCTGATAAAGTTATTACAGCTAATAGAGTAAAAAGATCTGAAAGTTTTTTCTTTAAACTTTGCTACTTTTTACACAAATATTTAACTTTTATTTTCACTGGACAGTCTATTAAGTTTGGCAATTTTATTTGCTTACCTAAGCATGCAGTTAATAAAATGATAAAAGATAAAGCAACATGGAGTAGTTTTTCAGGTGCTGTTGCTAAACTATTTAAAGATAGAAAATTTATTCCATCAATAAGAGGTAAAAGATTTTTCGGTCCATCGAAAATGAGTTTTATTAACTTATTAAAACACTCACTATCAATTATAGCTGTTTTTAAAATGACACTATTGATCAGATCTATATTTTTTTTAATTGCTTACTTATTTTTAGTTGCCGGTAATCTATCATTGATTACATTATTGCCTTTTATAGGAGTTATTATTATGATGATTTCAGTAATTATACTTTCTCAGAGAGAAAATATTAAAGAATTTGAAAACTCTTTAGAAAATATTAGCAGTGTAGATCAACTTAAATAG
- a CDS encoding Y-family DNA polymerase → MSSIQRTKKIALVDCNSFYVSCERLFNPKIRNKPVVVLSNNDGCIIARSNQAKSLGIKMGEPYFKAKEIILKNKVYVFSSNYSLYGDLSRRVMRTLKRFNPELEIYSVDEAFLDLSNYPDDEIEDVGKEIRSIVLQWTGIPTSIGIAKTKTLSKIANHIAKKKQSGVTNLIGIENIDPLLEKIDINDVWGVGKQMTKFYHQNGIYNAKQLKNMSNTWIKKSSNVLSSRTALELRGIPCIPLETKTSKRKSCVVSRSFGTRVEKFQELQEAVASYCLNASEKIRSESLIAKSITVSVRTSPFQNRGVYYSNAKTIDFPIATNNSIEIVKTALIALNEIFINGYRYQKAGITLTGLVSSNGSKNLFSTEKDEKIKDLMRSIDSTNYRYGRSTLSLASAGINKKWNMRRDHSSKIDTADFHSLPIIKAI, encoded by the coding sequence ATGTCATCCATTCAACGTACTAAGAAGATAGCATTAGTTGATTGTAATTCATTTTATGTTTCTTGTGAAAGATTATTCAATCCTAAAATTAGAAATAAGCCAGTTGTCGTATTGTCTAATAATGATGGCTGCATTATTGCGAGATCAAATCAAGCAAAGTCTCTTGGTATTAAAATGGGCGAGCCTTACTTTAAAGCTAAAGAAATAATACTTAAAAATAAAGTTTATGTATTTTCTTCAAATTATTCTTTATATGGAGATTTATCTAGAAGAGTGATGAGAACTTTAAAAAGATTTAATCCTGAGTTAGAAATATATTCAGTAGATGAGGCCTTTTTAGATTTGAGTAATTATCCAGATGATGAAATAGAGGATGTGGGAAAAGAAATTAGAAGCATTGTTTTACAATGGACAGGAATTCCAACTAGCATTGGTATTGCTAAAACAAAAACGCTAAGCAAAATTGCAAATCATATAGCAAAGAAAAAACAATCTGGTGTTACAAACTTAATAGGAATTGAAAATATTGATCCACTATTAGAAAAAATAGATATCAACGATGTGTGGGGAGTTGGTAAACAGATGACAAAATTTTATCATCAAAATGGAATTTATAATGCTAAGCAATTAAAAAATATGTCAAACACTTGGATTAAAAAAAGTTCTAATGTTTTAAGTTCTAGGACGGCATTAGAGCTTAGAGGTATTCCTTGTATTCCATTAGAAACTAAAACTTCAAAAAGAAAAAGTTGTGTAGTATCAAGATCATTTGGTACTAGGGTTGAAAAATTTCAAGAATTGCAAGAAGCTGTTGCAAGTTACTGTTTAAATGCTTCAGAAAAAATTAGATCAGAATCTTTAATTGCAAAATCAATAACCGTATCTGTTAGAACAAGTCCTTTTCAAAATAGAGGGGTGTATTATTCAAATGCTAAAACTATAGATTTTCCAATAGCTACCAATAATAGTATTGAAATAGTTAAAACTGCTTTGATTGCATTAAATGAAATCTTTATTAATGGATACAGATATCAAAAAGCAGGAATAACATTAACTGGTTTAGTTAGTTCAAATGGCAGTAAAAATCTATTTTCCACTGAAAAAGATGAGAAAATTAAAGATTTAATGAGATCTATTGATAGCACAAATTATAGGTATGGACGATCAACATTAAGTTTAGCTAGTGCAGGAATAAATAAAAAATGGAATATGAGAAGAGACCATTCTTCAAAGATAGATACAGCTGACTTTCATTCGCTACCAATAATAAAGGCTATTTAA
- a CDS encoding LexA family protein, with protein MKLTIPFYLHKAGAGFPSPATDYIEEDVDLNVHLIKNVPATFIIRVQGKSMTDVGIYDGDLLVIDRSLKPKNFSTVVANVHDELVVKSFVKSKDGQFLTSGSKNIEDKIIISDEMEVFIWGVVTYVIHSTY; from the coding sequence ATGAAATTAACTATTCCCTTTTATTTACATAAAGCTGGAGCTGGCTTCCCCTCTCCTGCAACAGATTATATCGAAGAGGATGTAGATCTTAATGTTCACTTAATTAAAAATGTTCCAGCTACTTTTATTATTAGAGTTCAAGGAAAATCAATGACCGATGTTGGTATTTATGATGGTGACTTATTAGTTATTGATAGAAGCTTAAAACCTAAAAATTTTTCAACAGTGGTTGCAAATGTTCACGATGAGTTAGTTGTTAAAAGTTTTGTTAAATCAAAAGATGGTCAATTTTTAACATCAGGTTCAAAAAATATTGAAGATAAAATAATTATTAGTGATGAAATGGAAGTATTTATTTGGGGGGTTGTGACTTATGTCATCCATTCAACGTACTAA
- a CDS encoding GFA family protein, which produces MKKLTCHCGEVEAEINVPDNLEKVLKCNCSICKRKGAIMSMVKNEDFKIIKGEDKLKLYQFHSKIAKHYFCSDCGIYTHHNPRANPAMTGFNLGCIDEINTFELENVAVNDGQNHPLDNK; this is translated from the coding sequence ATGAAAAAACTAACATGTCACTGTGGAGAAGTAGAAGCAGAAATAAACGTGCCTGATAATTTAGAAAAAGTTTTAAAATGTAATTGTTCTATTTGTAAAAGAAAAGGAGCAATAATGTCTATGGTTAAGAACGAAGATTTTAAAATAATTAAAGGTGAAGATAAATTAAAACTTTATCAATTTCATTCAAAAATTGCAAAACACTATTTTTGCTCGGACTGCGGAATTTATACGCATCATAATCCAAGAGCCAATCCAGCTATGACAGGATTTAACCTTGGATGCATAGATGAAATAAATACGTTTGAATTAGAAAATGTTGCAGTCAACGATGGGCAAAATCATCCTCTAGATAATAAGTAA